A window from candidate division Zixibacteria bacterium HGW-Zixibacteria-1 encodes these proteins:
- a CDS encoding metal ABC transporter permease, with protein MEYLPFLIWPFLASLILVGIHTYFGLHVIKRGIIFIDLSLAQVAAFGITMAILLGYPADGMISYFFALLFALTGGGIFTFTRSIEGIIPQEAIIGIVYAVSSAAAILAVSHSPEGAEHIRYLLVGSLLTVSPSAVLKTLLAYTIVGAFHWFARSKFIALTFNNGKTLSSSRFWDFLFYASFAVVVTSSVKICGVLLVFIFLVVPSVFAALMTKRIGLRLMYGWIFGFIGSAIGLVLSFWLDTPTGATIVCAFGILLLLIAIMRKFIRLN; from the coding sequence ATCGAATACTTGCCGTTTCTCATATGGCCCTTTTTAGCCAGTCTGATATTGGTGGGCATACATACCTATTTCGGACTTCATGTCATTAAAAGAGGGATCATTTTCATCGACCTCTCCCTGGCGCAAGTCGCGGCTTTTGGAATTACAATGGCTATTCTGTTAGGTTATCCTGCCGACGGAATGATCTCGTACTTTTTTGCATTACTGTTTGCACTCACGGGGGGAGGCATCTTTACTTTCACCAGGAGTATAGAAGGCATTATCCCCCAAGAGGCAATCATTGGTATAGTCTATGCTGTCAGTTCGGCAGCCGCCATTTTGGCGGTAAGCCATTCTCCTGAAGGGGCAGAGCATATTCGATACCTTCTGGTAGGAAGTTTATTGACCGTTTCGCCGAGTGCTGTCCTAAAAACCCTGCTTGCATATACGATTGTGGGCGCTTTTCATTGGTTTGCCAGAAGCAAATTTATAGCTCTGACTTTCAATAATGGAAAAACCCTGTCCTCTTCCAGATTTTGGGATTTTCTTTTTTATGCCTCCTTTGCCGTGGTGGTGACGTCTTCGGTCAAAATTTGCGGAGTACTGCTGGTTTTTATTTTCCTGGTTGTACCATCAGTATTTGCAGCTTTAATGACAAAGCGAATCGGATTGCGTCTTATGTATGGTTGGATTTTTGGGTTTATCGGGTCTGCAATTGGCCTGGTTTTGTCTTTTTGGCTCGATACACCAACCGGAGCAACCATTGTGTGCGCTTTTGGAATTCTACTGTTGCTTATAGCCATAATGCGGAAGTTTATTCGTTTAAATTAA
- the mfd gene encoding transcription-repair coupling factor, whose amino-acid sequence MSTATEYKRSYLDSINERFRESMPYLELLNKIENSQDQEITITGLAGSSPAMLITELSRKIKRPIIVVTSDSEEADDLYDDLNFLMGEKSVDHFPSLQAPPYEFRAAPAEIIGRRLSTIARLKRNLARVVVAPISAIIEPTITAGDFESGSLILKVGDEAIIHTLAEKLTVMGFQRVNLVEEIGDFAVRGGLIDFFSPGFEHPVRVEFFGDEIDTIRKFDVATQRTTEKLDQVELLPRREVSIRLETVERFIETMPEDDADLIRARYINDPELPGLEWLAVSFGMERGCLFDFIATDPIFFLKGAGNVKAEIDDILKDAEKRHDRILERMKNPPAVDQYYANLKKVEQHFDNGRKIDLVPFKGGREHIIDFECRDHPALGSRLDLLSTTVDAYYRTGIRFFIAADNSGQAARLNELLSEKIESPAVLPIEVAQFKGGFVCKTHRFAVLTDHQIFGRHYRRLRRKKFKEGVAIQNYTSLTEGDYVVHTSFGIARYQGLKTIEAAGRARDCLLLIYADGDKLYVPIEEFNYVSKYSGKDTTPRLSSLGGTGWEKVKARTKKAIADMAADLLKIYAARKTRPGHSFGPDTTWMKQLEASFPFEETTDQLKAIDNVKSDLERPIPADRLVCGDVGYGKTEVAIRAAFKAVEGGKQVAVLVPTTILAQQHFSTFSRRLTDFPVRVEMLSRFRTRKQQQAIIEELAEGKVDIIIGTHRLLSKDVEFKDLGLLIIDEEQRFGVKHKEKLRKIKTTVDTIALTATPIPRTLQMSLMGARDMSLINTSPKDRLPIITNISEFDPEVIAEAILHEIDRGGQVFFVHNRVQTIEAMYRYLKKIVPQVEIGVAHGQMHEKSLEGIMLAFLSGRFQLLLSTSIIESGLDIPTVNTIIINRADRFGLAQLYQLRGRVGRSSVHARAFLLTPPYRLISDDARKRLRAIEAHADLGSGFALAMKDLEIRGAGNILGAQQSGFIEEVGFDLYTKLLEEAVAELKGEEVPKVPDTKIEMDIEVLIPEYYVDIKQQKVEIYQKIAGSRRLEEIEKIRDDVEDRFGKPPDEVNNLFEAAAVKVSAFAHQINKIRLRSGMVEMYFDADKIFERKEIENWRRVTEYPMEFSFAETMMIRLDLTQLARNQRLAYLRSLLNRL is encoded by the coding sequence ATGAGCACCGCGACCGAATACAAACGAAGCTACCTTGATTCCATAAATGAGCGGTTTCGCGAGTCGATGCCCTATCTGGAGCTGCTCAATAAAATCGAAAACAGCCAGGACCAGGAAATAACCATAACCGGGTTGGCCGGCTCCTCGCCGGCGATGCTGATCACCGAATTGAGCCGCAAAATCAAACGGCCGATTATTGTCGTGACTTCCGATTCCGAGGAAGCCGATGATCTCTACGATGATCTCAATTTCCTGATGGGTGAAAAGTCGGTCGATCATTTCCCGTCGCTCCAGGCGCCCCCCTATGAATTCCGGGCGGCCCCGGCCGAGATAATCGGCCGAAGGCTGTCCACCATTGCCCGCCTTAAACGAAATCTTGCCCGAGTCGTTGTGGCTCCGATCTCGGCTATTATCGAACCGACTATTACCGCCGGCGATTTTGAATCCGGCAGCCTGATTCTAAAAGTGGGCGATGAAGCGATAATTCATACTTTGGCCGAAAAGTTGACCGTCATGGGTTTCCAGCGCGTCAATCTTGTCGAGGAAATCGGCGATTTTGCCGTCCGCGGCGGCCTCATCGATTTCTTTTCGCCCGGCTTCGAGCATCCGGTCCGCGTGGAGTTTTTCGGCGATGAGATCGATACCATCCGCAAGTTCGATGTTGCCACTCAGCGCACGACCGAGAAGCTTGATCAGGTCGAACTGCTGCCGCGCCGCGAGGTATCGATCCGGCTGGAAACGGTCGAGCGGTTTATCGAAACCATGCCGGAAGATGATGCCGATCTTATCCGGGCGCGCTATATAAATGATCCCGAACTGCCCGGCCTCGAATGGCTCGCGGTTTCATTCGGCATGGAGCGCGGCTGCCTGTTCGATTTTATCGCAACCGATCCGATTTTCTTTCTCAAGGGCGCCGGAAATGTCAAAGCCGAGATAGACGATATTCTAAAAGATGCCGAAAAGCGGCACGACCGGATTCTGGAGCGGATGAAAAATCCGCCCGCAGTCGATCAATATTATGCCAACCTGAAAAAAGTGGAACAGCATTTTGACAACGGCCGCAAAATAGATCTCGTTCCGTTCAAAGGAGGACGGGAGCATATCATCGATTTCGAATGCCGCGATCATCCGGCGCTCGGTTCAAGACTTGATCTGCTTTCGACAACGGTCGATGCCTATTATCGGACCGGTATCAGGTTCTTTATTGCCGCCGACAATTCGGGCCAGGCGGCGCGATTGAATGAACTCCTCAGCGAAAAAATCGAGTCTCCGGCGGTGCTTCCTATCGAAGTCGCCCAGTTCAAAGGCGGCTTTGTCTGCAAGACCCACCGCTTTGCGGTTCTGACTGACCACCAGATTTTCGGGCGCCACTACCGCCGCCTGCGCCGGAAGAAATTCAAAGAGGGCGTGGCGATTCAGAATTACACCAGCCTTACCGAAGGTGACTATGTCGTGCATACCAGTTTTGGAATCGCCCGTTATCAGGGACTTAAGACAATCGAGGCGGCCGGCCGAGCCCGCGACTGCCTGCTTTTGATATATGCCGACGGCGATAAGTTGTATGTGCCTATCGAGGAATTCAACTATGTTTCAAAGTATTCGGGAAAAGACACCACGCCGCGCCTGTCATCACTCGGAGGAACCGGCTGGGAGAAGGTCAAGGCGCGCACCAAAAAAGCTATTGCCGACATGGCCGCCGATCTGCTCAAGATTTATGCCGCCCGCAAAACGCGGCCGGGCCATTCGTTCGGCCCGGATACGACCTGGATGAAACAGCTCGAAGCATCCTTCCCGTTCGAAGAGACCACCGATCAGCTTAAGGCTATCGATAATGTCAAATCCGATCTCGAAAGACCGATTCCGGCCGATCGGCTGGTGTGCGGCGATGTCGGTTATGGCAAAACCGAAGTGGCCATCCGGGCCGCTTTCAAAGCGGTTGAAGGCGGCAAGCAGGTGGCGGTGCTGGTGCCGACGACCATTCTTGCCCAGCAGCATTTCAGTACCTTCAGCCGGCGTCTGACCGATTTCCCGGTTCGGGTCGAGATGCTTTCCCGTTTTCGCACGCGCAAACAGCAACAGGCGATTATCGAGGAACTGGCCGAAGGCAAGGTCGATATCATCATCGGGACCCATCGCCTGCTCTCCAAAGATGTCGAATTCAAGGATCTGGGCCTGCTGATAATCGACGAGGAACAGCGTTTCGGTGTCAAGCACAAGGAAAAACTGCGCAAGATCAAAACCACCGTCGATACCATCGCCCTGACCGCAACCCCGATTCCCCGGACGCTGCAGATGTCGCTCATGGGCGCGCGCGATATGTCGCTGATAAATACCTCGCCCAAGGATCGCCTTCCCATCATAACCAACATTTCCGAATTCGATCCCGAGGTTATCGCCGAAGCCATCCTGCATGAAATCGACCGCGGCGGCCAGGTTTTTTTTGTGCATAACCGGGTGCAGACCATCGAGGCGATGTACCGCTACCTCAAGAAAATCGTTCCGCAGGTCGAGATCGGCGTGGCGCATGGTCAGATGCATGAAAAATCGCTCGAGGGCATCATGCTGGCGTTTCTCTCCGGGCGGTTCCAACTGCTGCTGTCCACCTCGATCATCGAATCCGGTCTCGATATCCCTACGGTCAATACCATCATCATCAACCGCGCCGACCGTTTCGGCCTGGCGCAGCTTTACCAGCTTCGCGGGCGGGTCGGGCGCTCTTCGGTGCATGCCCGCGCTTTTCTCTTGACGCCGCCGTACCGGCTCATCTCCGATGATGCCCGCAAACGGCTCCGTGCCATCGAGGCGCATGCCGACCTCGGCTCTGGATTTGCGCTGGCCATGAAAGACCTCGAGATCCGCGGCGCCGGGAATATCCTCGGCGCGCAGCAGTCCGGCTTTATCGAAGAGGTCGGTTTTGATCTCTACACCAAACTGCTCGAGGAAGCGGTTGCGGAACTGAAGGGGGAAGAGGTTCCTAAAGTGCCGGATACCAAGATCGAGATGGACATCGAGGTGCTCATCCCCGAATACTACGTCGATATCAAACAGCAGAAAGTCGAGATATACCAGAAAATCGCCGGATCGAGGCGGCTCGAGGAGATCGAAAAAATCCGCGATGATGTCGAGGATCGGTTCGGCAAACCGCCCGATGAAGTGAATAACCTGTTCGAGGCGGCGGCGGTGAAAGTTTCCGCCTTCGCGCACCAAATAAATAAGATCAGGCTCCGGAGCGGGATGGTCGAAATGTATTTCGATGCCGACAAAATATTCGAGCGCAAGGAAATCGAAAACTGGCGGCGTGTGACCGAGTATCCGATGGAATTTTCCTTTGCCGAAACCATGATGATCCGCCTTGATTTGACCCAACTCGCCAGAAACCAGCGGTTGGCCTACCTCCGGTCACTGCTGAATAGACTCTAG
- a CDS encoding site-specific DNA-methyltransferase: MKQRAPRNRTISLTAADRKRLLKKLVRLESLPGPPIPLNSTICGDYRELVPVLPKASVDLMILDPPYNLDKNFNGSRFSRRSVDDYTNYLYEMLTVLKPLLKKTATIYICGDWFSSASIFAAASKFFIVRNRITWEREKGRGASKNWKNSSEDIWFCTVSKEFTFNVSDVKLRRKVIAPYRHDDGTPKDWKETKTGNYRDTAPSNLWTDITIPFWSMPENTDHPTQKSEKLIAKLVHAGSNPGDLVFDPFLGSGTTSVVAKKLNRKYLGVEIEEEYCLLAERRLELADDDISIQGLTGGVFWERNTLPDQASLDTKKGMRRRK, from the coding sequence ATGAAACAGCGTGCACCGAGAAACCGAACCATCTCGCTGACCGCCGCTGATCGTAAACGCCTTCTGAAAAAATTAGTTCGTCTCGAATCCCTGCCCGGCCCGCCCATTCCTCTCAATTCCACAATCTGTGGTGATTATCGTGAGCTGGTCCCTGTCCTGCCAAAGGCATCGGTCGATCTGATGATTCTCGATCCGCCTTACAATCTCGACAAAAACTTCAATGGCAGCCGTTTCAGCCGTCGGTCGGTCGATGATTACACAAATTATTTGTACGAGATGCTGACCGTCCTGAAACCGCTTCTCAAAAAAACCGCCACCATTTATATCTGCGGCGACTGGTTCAGTTCCGCCTCGATCTTTGCGGCGGCATCAAAATTTTTCATCGTCCGCAACCGCATCACCTGGGAGCGCGAGAAGGGGAGAGGCGCCTCGAAAAACTGGAAAAACTCGAGCGAGGATATCTGGTTCTGCACGGTCTCGAAAGAGTTTACTTTCAATGTCAGCGATGTGAAACTCCGGCGCAAGGTTATTGCACCGTACCGCCATGACGACGGTACCCCCAAAGACTGGAAAGAAACCAAAACCGGCAATTACCGCGATACCGCCCCGTCGAATCTATGGACCGATATCACCATCCCGTTCTGGTCGATGCCGGAAAACACCGATCATCCCACCCAGAAAAGTGAAAAGCTGATCGCAAAGTTGGTCCATGCCGGCAGCAATCCGGGCGATCTGGTTTTTGATCCGTTTCTTGGAAGCGGGACCACTTCGGTCGTAGCCAAAAAACTGAACCGAAAATATCTCGGTGTCGAGATCGAAGAGGAGTACTGTCTTCTGGCCGAGCGAAGACTGGAACTTGCCGATGATGATATCTCGATACAGGGGCTCACCGGCGGCGTTTTCTGGGAGCGGAACACCCTGCCCGATCAGGCGAGTCTTGATACTAAGAAAGGCATGCGCCGCAGGAAGTAA
- a CDS encoding restriction endonuclease, with translation MRKNHNNSILSPCPLNRGNFKVVLSKYPHLFKEVETIIKSIDASEHMTKISKEKTMPGRELYAPRELNGVFKEQFTNYSWKPVRVKCDYPTDLYVAGYKPPAMGKGAFREMDFVKEKLGIELQFGKYAFMVYNVCAKMTIFHKLGYIDTGIEIVGVKHFADEMSTGVSYFEQFAWDLKARGIADIDIPVFILGIDIE, from the coding sequence ATGAGAAAGAATCATAATAATAGTATCCTTTCTCCGTGTCCACTAAATCGGGGGAACTTCAAAGTCGTATTGTCGAAATACCCTCACTTATTTAAAGAAGTTGAGACGATAATCAAATCAATAGATGCCTCCGAGCACATGACTAAGATTAGTAAAGAGAAGACCATGCCAGGGCGAGAATTGTATGCTCCCAGAGAGCTAAATGGTGTATTTAAGGAGCAATTTACCAATTATAGTTGGAAACCTGTGCGCGTAAAATGCGATTATCCAACAGATTTATATGTTGCAGGATATAAACCACCGGCAATGGGCAAGGGTGCATTTAGAGAAATGGACTTCGTAAAGGAAAAGCTGGGTATAGAGCTACAGTTCGGAAAGTATGCCTTTATGGTTTATAATGTCTGTGCTAAAATGACAATATTCCATAAACTTGGCTATATTGACACTGGAATTGAGATTGTTGGAGTTAAGCACTTTGCGGATGAAATGTCAACGGGCGTTTCCTATTTCGAGCAGTTTGCGTGGGACTTAAAGGCACGTGGAATTGCGGATATTGATATTCCGGTATTCATCCTTGGAATTGATATAGAGTAG